The window GAATTCAACCCCCGTCCCCGGTTTATCACCTATACATCCCGCAAAAATGGGCTCGGTTCTCCTACGCTGTAAAGCTGCAAATAATGCATTGCTCTCGTGCAGGAAGTATAAAAAACTCTGCGCAGACTCTCCTCACCGTATACATGCTCCGATGCATCATAAATAATGACGGCATCGAATTCGATACCCTTGGACAAGTATGACGGTATGACAACTACTCCTTGCTCATATTCAATCGAGTTGCTCTTTAAGAGTTTCATTTCATCAATGCCAGACAGAGATTCATATGCACGTACACTTTCCTCCGCAGATTTGCATATGATCGCAATACTTTGATAGCCAACACTTTGTAACTCGGCGACTTTGGAGGCAATGCAGCTGTGCAGTTCTGCGTGATCGTGCAATTGTTTTAGCTCGGGTCTCTCACCGTCACGTTCAAAAGGGATAATCCTTTCGCCGTTAGGTACTAGTCTTCGTGTAAATTCGATGATTGGTTTTGTTGACCTGTAGCTCCGTGTTATATTGATCAATTCCGTTTTATCTGGTCCGTATAGATTGGTAAGTGTATGAAAATCTACCATTTCACTAGCATGTGCGAATATTGCTTGATTAAAGTCACCTAGCACAGTCATTCTTGCAGAAGGAAATAAACGCTTTAGAAACTCGAATTGAAAAGGTGAATAATCCTGCGCCTCGTCAACAACGATGTGTTTGATCAAGCTGTTTGTCTGAAAGCCTTCGATCAACTCTTTCAAAAGTAAAAATGGGGTTGCATCCTCATAAAATAATTTATCTTCCTCTAGCATATCTAGTGTTCCTTGACATATTGCCGCCCACTCCGCTGGTGTCTCCCCTTCGATCCACTGTTTGATCTGCAGGGAATCAGTAAATAGTTGCTTGTAAATACCCTTATAATCGACAAAACGAAACGTTCGGATTCTCTTTCGCAACGGCTTCAATTTTTGGTGAACAATCAATTGGGCAAGTGCGGCTGGCTCGATCTCATAATCGCCAATCGACTCTCTATTAAATCCGCGTTTTTTCGCTAAGTAGGCGTGTGCCTTATGATAATCATCTTCGCTAAGTAGCTCGATTTCCTCCTGTACCCATTGCTTTGTTCTTTCGACCTTTTGGACCTCATTTATTTTTTTCAATAGATATTCTGTCAATTTTTCAAGTCTATTATGGAAACGGAGTGACGTGTCTTGACTGTAAAACCATTCTGCTATTTGTTGTGCCGTAACGATTGGTTTCCCTCTGAAGGTAATGTCCTTAAATAGCATTCCTGATAATTCTAGTGACTGTCTGTATGATTGAATCGCCTCAAAAAAACGGGTAGATGCTTTAAAACGGATGCTTGCAAGCCTTGACCTGTACGCAGGAGTCTTTGCTGCGGTTAAAACATATTCCAATTGCTCGTATGGATTTTCAACTTGAAACTCTTTACTCAGCCGATGATCCAAGTATTCCTGAAATGTGACCTGCTGCATATTCTCTTCACCAACTTCAGGCAACACATTAGACACATAACTGTTAAAAATCGAATTAGGAGAAAATAGAATAATTTGATCCGCATTCAGATTATCTCGATATTTGTAGAGTAAATAAGCAATCCGTTGCAGAGCTGCTGATGTCTTGCCACTGCCAGCTGCACCGTGAACAATGAGCAATCTCCCGTGGTCATGACGGATAATCCTGTTTTGCTCCTGTTGAATGGTCGCTACTATGTTGTGCATTTGTTTGTCTTTGCCTTTTCCCAGAACCTGCTGTAAAATCTCGTCTCCAATCGTAAGACTCGTATCGAACATCGATTGAAGCACGCCGCCACGGATAATGTATTGCCACTTTTTCTCCAATATGCCTTCGATTTCGCCTTCTGGTGTTACATACTTAGCTGGACCAGGCTCGTAATCATAATAGACACTCGAGACAGGAGCCCTCCAGTCGTAGATCAGGAAATTTTCCCCGCTAGTATCAGTAAGCGAGGAGATACCAATATAGATTTGTTCCTGAGTTGAAGTTCCTTCTTCCATAAAATCAATCCGCCCGAAGTACGGGATTTCCTCCATTCGGCGCAGCGTGGATAAACGTTTGGATGCATGTCTGTGGGTGCTTTGACTTACGGACAGCGCTTGGGCCTCTTGACGCAAGCCGATAATGGTTTCAAGGTAATCATCAAAGGAATCCGTATTTACTTTGACTTCATCCCAAAAGTGTCTTCGGATACCAACTACTTCGTTTTTACGTCTTACCGTTTCTTCTTCCAGTCTGTTGATTTCCTCCGTAATTGTCTCCATTACACTGCCTACTCGTTGTTGATCCAGCTGAAGTTCTGAATTCATAGCAAACACTCACTCCTTAAAAAAATTCTATAAAAGGGTTGACTAACGCACCGGTTTCATTGTATAATTATAATAGGGATAATATATTTAAATACCAATTAAACAATGCATATCTATATAAATTTACCACAAGATCTTATTTTTTTCAATGTGTTGGACTTACAATTTTTAATCTTTTTCCATTAAACTATCTCACAATCCATATAAAAAAGAGTAGTATTTACCGTTTTCAAGGTAAATACTACTCTTTTTATGTTTTAGCAAGAGTTCTCAGCTAGACGATGATTACCCGACGGTGGACTGACACCGAAATATGCACTTAAAATATGAATAAACCCCAGTACGCAGCATTTTTAGCATACAGGGGGGCTTTATACCAAAAAATTAAAATCTTTTTTCACTTTTTTTAGCATGTTCTTCTTTTTCTAGATAAATAAACAAATTAGTTACCCATTTTGAAAGAAAAATGACAAAGACATAAACAAGGAAGATGTGAAAGTAATTTACCCATTTATACATCTGAAACATGTTGTGCATAGTTAGTAATGGTTTGAAAATAAAGGAAAATACTGCCCCTAGTATAATAGAATAAACGTAATAATTTTTACCTTTGTTTAATGTCCATTGATACATTAAGATAAAGGAAACAGGGATAAGAGATGAATCTAAACTTACATTTTCAGGTAAAAAGGGGAAAAAATGAAACGGGAATGCCCATAGTCCATTTTTCAATCCGTATGAAACGATGTAGGAAATATAAAGATTGAAATTAATTCCATAAAACCCTAATAATATCGCTCTTTTTCGATCAATCTTGTAAAATAATATAGCTAATGGAATTATAAACATGGATAAGTTAACCCAAAATTGCCAAGTACCAAAATGCGAAAACTGTTGCCAATAGTCTAGCCATTTCTTAGAGACAAGTTCTTGTAAATCAATTATTTCTTCCAAATTTAATTGTTGTTTATTCACCATTCCACTTCTACCCTTCAAATAGTAAAAATTTGATAAATTTAAGAAATCCAATGAATAACACTAGTTCTTTTCTGTGTATTGTAACCTTATTAAGATATCCCTATCCAAAACAATGAAATAATGAATGATTATTACTACAACTAGTTACTTCGAAAAACTGGCCAGACCCCCAATGCTTTAAGGTTTTACCAAACTTGGGAACTGGCTCTATCGCCTTATTTTCTCCACAAATGTTTAAGAAAACTAAATATTGCAATTAGAAATCTTCACTGTATAAATATAAAATCGAAACCCGACTAAAATGAGCATGTAATGTCGGGTAATGGGTCTTTTATCCTGTTAGTATATTGATGAAAGGTGGTTAAATTAAATGGATATGTTACAAGGAATGAACAATGCTCTAAATTATATTGAAGACAATTTGGCTAGTACTATTGAATTAAATGAAGTAGCGAATAGAGCCTTCTGCTCTGAGTATCATTTCAAACGTCTATTTACCATTCTGTCAGGTATCACTATTCTGAGTACATTCGCAGAAGGCGACTTACTTTGGCTGCTCTAGAATTGAAGGACTCTCAAGTTAAAGTAATTGATATTGCAATGAAGTATGGATATCAATCTCCTGATGCCTTTTCACGAGCTTTTCAAAATTACCACGGAGTAACTCCTTCCTTATCAAGAAGGCCTCAACAAAAATTAAAAGCATATCCAAGAATGACCTTTCAATTAACTATTCAAGGAGGAATCGAAATGAAATACCGTATTGTTGAAAATGAAGCATTTAAAGTTATTGGAGTTAAGTATGAGGTCAAAATGGAAAATGAAATCCTATCCCCTACCTATGAAAATATGATTGCAGGTATCAGTGATGAGAAAATGAGTGAAATGGAGTCCTTCTCTAATAAGGAACCTATTGGGATTGTTCATGTATCCGTCAACTACTCAGAGAGTCCGGATGGGAAGGTAATTTTTAACCAATATATTGGTGCCGTTACTACAAAGGGAGAGAAAAGTGAGTATTCAACATTAGAAGTCCCTGCGTTAACCTGGGCAATTTTTGAAGTGGATGGGGATTGGCTACAAGTAGAAAAGCATTGGCAGCGAATTTACTCCGAGTGGTTACCGACATCTTCCTATGAGCTAATAGTAGGGGGACCGGAAATACTAGCTAGCAAAGATCAAAAAAGTGAGATCTGGATCTCTATTAAGAAAAAGTAGAAAATAAGCCTCTACTTATTTCTATCCCAGACCAAACGTGTTAAAGGCTGACTTAGGTGTATTCTTAGTCCGTCTTTTTTTCAAAAAAAGGTGCCTACCCCCAGTACGTTAACGTTTTACCAACCTGGAGGACTGGCAATAAAAATCCAACATATATCTATGGAAATTCGTCAAATCGAAGATAAGAAATTATACCCCGTCCCCAATTTCACATGGATGCCACTGGTATTTAGATAAGTCAATATTTCCATTAGCACTTACTTCAACGCCCTCGATTTGCAGGGTCATCTTTTGTTCGTTGTAGGATTCATCATCTTGAAGGGCAATCTGTCCCTTAGCGTTAATTACTCGATGCCATGGGAGACGATGCTTCTTACTCATCGAATGGAGGATACGAACAACTTGTCTGGCAGCTCTTGGACTTCCTGCGAGCCCTGCAATCTGCCCATATGTCATGACCCCGCCTTTAGGTATGGATCGAATAATGTCTATCACTCTTTCGGTAAAAGGTGTCACTATAATAGGTCCTCCTATCAATCAAACGTTCTTTACTAGTAATAAGATGCTCTTGTTTTATCAAAGATTTCTTTCCTACTAAAACAATTAATAATGTTAATTTCCAACCGGAACTCTACATCCCTTAAGAATGCTACTATTTCATTATCATTTAATCAAACGTTTGTTTAAAAATTACTATGTTAGAAATAAAGAGGCTACCAAAAAGTCAGATTCCTCTAACTTCCTAGCCGCCTCTTCTTCATTGCTATTATTAAACTTTAAAACTAGAAACCATTTCTTTTAATTTATGTGCATGTTCAGCTAGTTCTACTGCGCTGGAATTCATTTGTTCCATTGCGGCTAAACCTTCTTCTGAAGCTGCAGCATTGTTTTGGTTTCCTTTTGATGTTTCTTTTGCAATCTCAGATACTTCTCTGAACACTTCTGTTACTTCTTCACTCAGTTTATATGTGTTGTTTACTTCTTCTCTAATATCATCCACTAATGATAGTGTTTCGAATATTTTATTTTCAATAACAGATAATGATTCTTTCGTTAATTTAGCATTGGAGACACTTAATTTCGCCTCATCATTTACTTCACTTGTAGAGGATATTGCCGTTTCCATTTCTTGTTGAATTTCAGAAATAATCGTTCCTACATTTTTAGAAGAGTGTTTGGATTGCTCGGCCAGTTTTCGAACTTCTGCTGCTACTACTGCAAAGCCTTTCCCTGCTTCACCAGCACGAGATGCTTCGATTGCGGCATTTAGTGCTAAAAGGTTCGTTTGTTCCGCAATTTTGTTGATGTCTTCTACGATTTTTTCAATTTCGCTAGATTTATCGACTAAGATTTTCATCATTTCTAAGTTAGCATTTGATAACGATTGTAGCTTTTGGATACTTTCCGATTGTCTATTCACGCTTGCTACACCTTGATAGGAAGCCTCTTTCATTTCGGACGATTTATCTTTGACTATGACAACTTTTTCATTCACATTTTTATTAAACATATTCAATTCTTCCATTTTATTTAGAGA is drawn from Bacillus alkalisoli and contains these coding sequences:
- a CDS encoding MGMT family protein; its protein translation is MTPFTERVIDIIRSIPKGGVMTYGQIAGLAGSPRAARQVVRILHSMSKKHRLPWHRVINAKGQIALQDDESYNEQKMTLQIEGVEVSANGNIDLSKYQWHPCEIGDGV
- the helD gene encoding RNA polymerase recycling motor HelD, with amino-acid sequence MNSELQLDQQRVGSVMETITEEINRLEEETVRRKNEVVGIRRHFWDEVKVNTDSFDDYLETIIGLRQEAQALSVSQSTHRHASKRLSTLRRMEEIPYFGRIDFMEEGTSTQEQIYIGISSLTDTSGENFLIYDWRAPVSSVYYDYEPGPAKYVTPEGEIEGILEKKWQYIIRGGVLQSMFDTSLTIGDEILQQVLGKGKDKQMHNIVATIQQEQNRIIRHDHGRLLIVHGAAGSGKTSAALQRIAYLLYKYRDNLNADQIILFSPNSIFNSYVSNVLPEVGEENMQQVTFQEYLDHRLSKEFQVENPYEQLEYVLTAAKTPAYRSRLASIRFKASTRFFEAIQSYRQSLELSGMLFKDITFRGKPIVTAQQIAEWFYSQDTSLRFHNRLEKLTEYLLKKINEVQKVERTKQWVQEEIELLSEDDYHKAHAYLAKKRGFNRESIGDYEIEPAALAQLIVHQKLKPLRKRIRTFRFVDYKGIYKQLFTDSLQIKQWIEGETPAEWAAICQGTLDMLEEDKLFYEDATPFLLLKELIEGFQTNSLIKHIVVDEAQDYSPFQFEFLKRLFPSARMTVLGDFNQAIFAHASEMVDFHTLTNLYGPDKTELINITRSYRSTKPIIEFTRRLVPNGERIIPFERDGERPELKQLHDHAELHSCIASKVAELQSVGYQSIAIICKSAEESVRAYESLSGIDEMKLLKSNSIEYEQGVVVIPSYLSKGIEFDAVIIYDASEHVYGEESLRRVFYTSCTRAMHYLQLYSVGEPSPFLRDV